Proteins encoded by one window of Arabidopsis thaliana chromosome 2, partial sequence:
- the ROPGAP3 gene encoding Rho GTPase activating protein with PAK-box/P21-Rho-binding domain-containing protein (Rho GTPase activating protein with PAK-box/P21-Rho-binding domain; FUNCTIONS IN: Rac GTPase activator activity; INVOLVED IN: signal transduction; LOCATED IN: intracellular; EXPRESSED IN: 22 plant structures; EXPRESSED DURING: 13 growth stages; CONTAINS InterPro DOMAIN/s: PAK-box/P21-Rho-binding (InterPro:IPR000095), Rho GTPase activation protein (InterPro:IPR008936), RhoGAP (InterPro:IPR000198); BEST Arabidopsis thaliana protein match is: Rho GTPase activating protein with PAK-box/P21-Rho-binding domain (TAIR:AT4G03100.1); Has 3093 Blast hits to 3092 proteins in 169 species: Archae - 0; Bacteria - 0; Metazoa - 2259; Fungi - 327; Plants - 185; Viruses - 0; Other Eukaryotes - 322 (source: NCBI BLink).), protein MTNFSRSKSTGTIGFPEFKPTRPGPDKYENIHNDDDEYEEGHSTTSTDYYDASTPLSSHASRSGNGSGSGQLTVVDLLAAVLRKSLVMSCAMERGEDDVVASMDIGWPTEVKHVSHVTFDRFNGFLGLPSELEPEVPPRAPSASVSVFGVSAKSMQCSYDDRGNSVPTILLRMQKRLYTEGGLKAEGIFRINPDNGKEEHVRRQLNCGVVPRGIDVHCLAGLIKAWFRELPTGVLDVLTPEQVMRCNTEEDCSRLVILLPPVESAILDWAIGLMADVVEHEQFNKMNARNVAMVFAPNMTQMADPLTALIHAVQVMNFLKTLILMNLKERENADAKARWLKKQTSDPSEEWESQHSEILSPEKPNNNNPKFLRVATLCRLEADNEEEFWNIKKRNDHEGVLDTSSGNGNIGPVQRLCKHPLFQLSKSTKKAFVSNRDEGRKGREAWSSRLSSLPW, encoded by the exons ATGACTAACTTCTCCCGATCCAAATCCACCGGAACTATCGGGTTCCCGGAGTTTAAACCCACTCGACCCGGTCCAGACAAATACGAGAACATCCACAACGATGACGACGAGTACGAAGAAGGACATAGCACTACGAGTACAGACTACTACGACGCTTCAACGCCGTTGAGCTCACACGCGTCAAGATCCGGGAACGGGTCCGGCTCGGGTCAGTTAACGGTCGTAGACCTTCTTGCGGCGGTTCTGAGGAAGTCGTTGGTGATGTCGTGTGCGATGGAGAGAGGGGAAGATGACGTGGTGGCGTCTATGGATATAGGTTGGCCGACGGAGGTTAAGCACGTGAGTCACGTGACTTTTGATCGGTTCAATGGTTTTCTTGGTCTTCCTTCTGAGCTCGAACCGGAGGTTCCTCCTCGAGCTCCTAGCGCCAG TGTAAGTGTATTTGGAGTATCGGCGAAGTCAATGCAATGCTCTTACGACGACAGAGGAAATAGTGTCCCAACAATCCTTCTCAGGATGCAAAAACGTCTATACACTGAAGGAGGTCTTAAA GCAGAAGGAATTTTCCGAATAAATCCAGACAACGGCAAAGAAGAGCATGTCCGTAGACAGTTGAACTGTGGTGTGGTACCACGTGGAATTGATGTTCATTGCTTGGCGGGTTTAATAAAG GCGTGGTTCAGGGAGCTACCTACAGGAGTGCTTGATGTGTTGACACCAGAGCAAGTAATGAGGTGTAACACGGAGGAGGATTGTAGCCGGCTAGTGATACTTCTTCCTCCGGTTGAATCTGCGATTCTTGATTGGGCCATCGGTCTAATGGCGGATGTGGTGGAGCATGAACagtttaacaaaatgaatGCTCGCAATGTAGCTATGGTCTTTGCTCCAAATATGACTCAA ATGGCAGATCCTTTAACTGCACTCATCCACGCAGTGCAAGTGATGAACTTTCTCAAGACTTTGATCTTAATGAACCTCAAAGAAAGGGAAAACGCAGACGCGAAAGCAAGGTGgctcaagaaacaaacatcTGATCCATCAGAAGAATGGGAATCACAACACTCCGAGATATTAAGCCCtgagaaaccaaacaataaTAACCCTAAGTTCTTGAGAGTGGCTACTCTGTGTAGGCTAGAGGCTGacaatgaagaagagttttggaatataaagaagagaaacgatCATGAAGGTGTTTTAGATACTTCATCGGGTAATGGAAATATTGGACCGGTACAAAGGTTGTGTAAGCATCCATTGTTTCAGTTAAGCAAATCCACCAAGAAAGCTTTTGTAAGTAATCGAGATGAAGGAAGAAAAGGACGAGAAGCTTGGAGTTCACGTCTCTCTTCTTTGCCTTGGTAA